Proteins encoded within one genomic window of Acidiferrobacter thiooxydans:
- a CDS encoding transglutaminase-like domain-containing protein, with protein MPVSASAVLDAGSGLCLAKSHLLVALWRACGLPAGFCYQRLLFDTDGGLYVTHGLAAVWLPAFGWYRCDARGNTKEGIDCAFTPGTESLAYTPTHDGEYDPLIFGHLVQALAGGCGGSQRSCEPVRLSRSADRRRPARGSGHARVGKRVAWRRGPLQVLFCRRGRPRQGASSRARHVFQDRTIDRMAYGPFRAGSSHEVSVTGR; from the coding sequence ATGCCCGTTTCGGCCTCCGCGGTCCTCGATGCCGGCAGCGGTCTCTGTCTGGCGAAGAGTCACCTTCTCGTCGCCTTGTGGCGGGCCTGCGGTCTTCCTGCCGGCTTTTGTTACCAGCGCCTTTTGTTCGACACAGACGGTGGCCTCTATGTGACGCATGGGCTGGCCGCAGTGTGGTTACCCGCGTTCGGCTGGTATCGCTGCGATGCCCGCGGCAACACTAAGGAAGGTATCGACTGTGCCTTTACGCCCGGCACGGAGAGCCTTGCCTATACCCCGACCCATGACGGCGAATATGACCCCCTTATATTTGGACATTTGGTCCAAGCCTTGGCCGGAGGTTGTGGCGGGTCTCAGCGGTCTTGCGAGCCTGTCCGACTATCTCGCTCAGCCGATCGACGCCGGCCCGCCCGAGGCTCCGGGCACGCGCGCGTCGGTAAGCGCGTCGCATGGCGCCGCGGTCCTCTCCAGGTCCTCTTCTGCCGGAGAGGGCGCCCCCGGCAAGGCGCGTCCTCAAGGGCCCGCCACGTCTTCCAAGACAGAACGATAGACCGGATGGCTTATGGCCCATTTAGGGCGGGGAGCAGTCACGAAGTATCCGTGACAGGGCGTTGA
- a CDS encoding ribonucleotide-diphosphate reductase subunit beta has protein sequence MSMPSVTTLLGPQGAPPYTILTAPARPEPGSPHRYPWAWQKYLDACANHWMPQEISMERDIALWKRPHGLSEDERRIVKRNLGFFTTADSLAANNIVLGTYRQIRAPECRQYLIRQAFEEAIHTHSYQYIVESLGLDEGEVFNAYREIPSIRDKDAFLLPHIEVLAAPGFQTGTRETDAALLRSLIVFAAMMEGLFFYVGFAQILALGRQNKMVGAAEQYQYILRDESMHCNFGIDLANQIKIENPELWSRDFQAEIRDLMRTAVDLECAYATDTMPRGVLGLNANQMHQYVIYIANRRCAQLDLAEIHPGTPNPFPWMSEMLDLKKEKNFFETRVTEYRTGGGLAWD, from the coding sequence ATGAGCATGCCTTCCGTTACCACGCTTCTGGGCCCGCAAGGCGCGCCACCCTACACCATCCTCACCGCACCGGCCCGGCCCGAACCGGGGAGCCCCCATCGCTACCCCTGGGCCTGGCAGAAGTATCTCGACGCCTGCGCCAATCATTGGATGCCGCAGGAGATCAGCATGGAGCGCGACATCGCGCTCTGGAAGAGACCCCATGGCCTGTCCGAGGACGAGCGGCGCATCGTCAAGCGCAACCTCGGGTTCTTCACAACCGCGGACTCGCTCGCGGCCAACAATATCGTTCTCGGAACCTATCGTCAGATCCGTGCCCCGGAATGCCGCCAATACCTGATTCGACAGGCCTTCGAGGAGGCGATCCACACGCATTCCTATCAATATATCGTCGAGTCCCTGGGCCTTGACGAGGGTGAGGTCTTCAACGCCTATCGTGAGATCCCGTCGATCCGCGACAAGGACGCCTTCCTGCTCCCCCACATTGAGGTCCTGGCGGCACCCGGCTTCCAGACTGGGACGCGCGAGACCGACGCGGCGCTTTTGCGCTCGCTCATCGTCTTCGCGGCCATGATGGAGGGGTTGTTCTTTTATGTCGGATTCGCGCAGATCCTGGCGCTCGGACGCCAGAACAAGATGGTCGGTGCCGCCGAGCAATACCAGTACATCCTGCGCGACGAATCCATGCACTGCAACTTCGGCATCGATCTCGCCAACCAGATCAAGATCGAGAATCCCGAACTATGGAGTCGCGACTTTCAGGCCGAAATCCGGGACCTGATGCGTACCGCGGTGGATCTCGAGTGCGCCTATGCCACCGATACCATGCCGCGCGGGGTACTGGGGCTCAATGCCAACCAGATGCATCAATACGTCATCTATATCGCCAATCGCCGCTGCGCCCAGCTGGACCTGGCGGAGATCCATCCCGGGACCCCCAACCCCTTTCCGTGGATGAGCGAGATGCTGGACCTGAAGAAGGAGAAGAACTTCTTCGAGACGCGCGTGACGGAATACCGAACCGGCGGGGGACTGGCCTGGGACTGA
- a CDS encoding YceI family protein: MPSSRISALCRAALVSGLVSAGLVPLAHAARYHRLTDSPNGTYRVDPNHSLAWFTIGHAGVAVVVGRFDKMSGTYTFDSAAPSRDTVAIRIAASSIDTDFPMRDHDLRGPDFFNVREFPTITFDSTRFMPQGARAGLLYGRLTLHGVTRAVVFHVREIGAGEVAALPKPWGGYLSGYEATTTIRRSAFGMAAYAGMIANRVHLHVNIEGVRTAR, from the coding sequence ATGCCCTCATCCCGAATATCCGCCCTGTGCCGCGCGGCCCTCGTCTCGGGTCTCGTCTCCGCTGGGCTCGTGCCGCTCGCGCATGCGGCGCGCTACCATCGTCTGACGGACAGCCCCAACGGGACCTACCGGGTCGACCCGAACCATTCCCTGGCGTGGTTTACCATAGGCCACGCCGGTGTTGCGGTGGTCGTGGGACGCTTCGACAAGATGTCCGGCACCTACACCTTCGATAGTGCCGCGCCATCGCGCGATACGGTGGCGATTCGCATCGCGGCGTCCAGCATCGATACCGATTTCCCGATGCGCGATCATGATCTGCGCGGCCCGGATTTCTTCAATGTCCGGGAGTTCCCGACCATCACCTTTGACAGTACGCGTTTCATGCCGCAGGGGGCGAGGGCGGGCCTTCTCTACGGGCGGCTCACCCTGCACGGCGTAACTCGTGCGGTGGTATTTCATGTCCGCGAGATCGGTGCCGGAGAGGTCGCGGCCCTACCCAAGCCTTGGGGTGGTTACCTCTCCGGTTACGAGGCCACGACCACCATTCGCCGTAGCGCGTTTGGCATGGCGGCTTACGCCGGCATGATCGCCAACCGCGTGCATCTGCACGTGAATATCGAGGGCGTGCGCACGGCGCGTTAA
- a CDS encoding MarR family winged helix-turn-helix transcriptional regulator has product MPKRDSQEAPASASFVGMTELAAREPFLGVLRELAEAYHAFSNYSAAHVRELGLTPAQFDVIATLGRTEGLPLSDVARKTLITKGTLTGIIDRLEAKGLVFRKVPSGDRRSFHAVLTSAGEALFARVFPMHIQHLKRVFLDMSPDDLDRTRRELRRLRERFREP; this is encoded by the coding sequence ATGCCAAAAAGGGATTCGCAGGAGGCGCCTGCATCGGCATCGTTCGTGGGCATGACCGAGCTTGCGGCGCGCGAACCTTTTCTCGGCGTGCTGCGTGAGCTCGCGGAGGCCTACCATGCCTTTTCCAATTACTCGGCGGCCCACGTCCGCGAATTGGGCCTCACCCCGGCGCAGTTCGATGTCATCGCCACGCTCGGTCGCACCGAAGGTCTTCCGTTGAGCGATGTGGCCCGCAAGACCTTGATCACCAAGGGAACCTTAACCGGGATCATCGATCGTCTCGAGGCCAAAGGACTGGTGTTTCGGAAGGTCCCGAGCGGGGATCGCCGCAGCTTTCATGCGGTCTTGACGAGCGCGGGCGAGGCCCTGTTTGCGCGTGTCTTCCCGATGCACATACAGCACCTAAAGCGTGTCTTTCTCGATATGAGCCCCGACGATCTCGACCGGACGCGCCGGGAATTACGCCGCCTGCGAGAGCGATTTCGCGAACCTTGA
- a CDS encoding peptidoglycan-binding domain-containing protein produces the protein MSRLRIRLLTKRALLGVVLASALPAVAFAQAGGAQSSSQAGAASGHPMMGHAGMGAPKTTGANPMTGSTGKPGGSPWVKSIQAALNRKEHAHLAVDGKMGPETRTALEKFQKAHGIKPTGRPNKVTEKDLGL, from the coding sequence ATGTCTCGATTGCGTATCCGATTACTCACCAAGCGCGCGCTCCTTGGCGTCGTGCTCGCCAGCGCCTTGCCAGCCGTCGCCTTCGCACAGGCTGGAGGGGCACAGTCGTCGTCACAGGCGGGGGCGGCAAGCGGTCATCCCATGATGGGACACGCGGGGATGGGCGCGCCCAAGACCACCGGCGCAAACCCCATGACCGGCAGCACCGGTAAACCAGGCGGGAGCCCATGGGTAAAGTCCATACAAGCGGCGCTTAATCGCAAGGAACACGCCCATCTCGCAGTCGACGGCAAGATGGGCCCAGAGACACGAACCGCTCTGGAGAAATTCCAGAAGGCCCATGGCATCAAGCCGACCGGCCGCCCCAACAAGGTGACCGAGAAGGACCTGGGACTCTAA
- a CDS encoding peptidoglycan-binding domain-containing protein translates to MGQSNPGVFKSRGARPPAVDGKIDTATHAALKRFQKTQGLQMTGRVNKATWRALGL, encoded by the coding sequence TTGGGTCAAAGCAACCCAGGCGTCTTTAAATCGCGCGGAGCACGCCCACCCGCAGTCGACGGCAAGATAGATACGGCGACCCACGCCGCCCTGAAGAGGTTCCAGAAGACACAGGGCCTACAGATGACCGGCCGCGTCAACAAGGCCACGTGGCGCGCGCTGGGTCTGTAG
- a CDS encoding efflux RND transporter permease subunit, producing the protein MTFTDFFIRRPVLATALSLVIFLLGVRAYVGMTVREYPKMTNTTVVIRTVYPGASPQTVQGFLTTPLERVIATAPGIDYMTSVSAEGASTITAYMKLNYSPNAAVANIQSKIQQVVNKLPTGSQLPVINVTVGDTTDLMYIAFYSPHMTQQQITDYLLRVVQPSLVSVPGVSEAQIVPAGTGSGNTFAMRVWLNPVKMAALHIQPAQVAAALAANDYISAVGRTRSATIGEVITATTNLSTVRGFKNLIVARNGPTLVRLKDVARVTLGAETYTSQAFFNGTTAAYIGIQPTPSANSLTVAHGVRRELAHLKAQFPPTLRANIPYDASTYITASLHEILTTIGITLVVVIFVILLFLGSLRAALIPAIAIPLSIIGGGLLMWMMHFTINLLTLLAIVLAIGLVVDDAIVVVENIHRHIEEGKSPIDAALLSGRELLAPIVVMSTTLVAVFAPIGFMGGLTGSLFSEFAFTLVAAVLVSMLVALTLSPMLSARVLKQNPSHGWARLVDERFEALRARYIRLLHASLDYLPAIYLFAAVMLASVYFLFTSTKQELAPQEDQGVIFVAGIAPPTATTRYLRTYGLQIIHDFEQFKVYDKSFMITGFSPTGAGSNQMMAGMHLVPWSKRSITTMQLQPIIQKKVSHIAGLQLAVFQRPPLPGSAGGPPVQFVIQGNAGYRKIDTVADRLVGIAQRSGLFAYVAKDLRYDDPQIVIHIRRSMAAALGLNMQTIAANLQPLLSGNYINRFDLKGRSYEVIPQVSDRFRANAGLLKSFYLQAGGHMIPLSTVVSLTTKVEPQYLPQFDQLNSATIQAVPMPGVTMGQALSYLRVQAHRIFPQGFTINYASESRQFMHTRNGLLLTFFLAILLIYLLLAAQFESFRDPLIVMVTVPMSISGALIFLSLGLGTINIYTEVGLITLIGLITKQGILIVQFANEAQRHEGLSKREAVEKASSIRLRPILMTTAAMVVGVIPLLLATGPGAAARFALGLVIFTGLSLGSLFSLFVVPAMYMLLGKDHRRDDTDHGATGGGGQGALPRPE; encoded by the coding sequence ATGACCTTTACCGATTTCTTTATCCGGCGGCCGGTCCTGGCCACGGCCTTGAGCCTCGTCATCTTCCTGCTCGGCGTGCGTGCCTATGTGGGGATGACGGTCCGTGAGTATCCGAAGATGACCAACACTACCGTGGTCATCCGCACCGTCTACCCCGGCGCAAGCCCGCAGACCGTTCAGGGGTTCCTGACTACGCCTCTGGAGCGCGTGATCGCCACCGCCCCGGGCATCGATTACATGACCTCCGTCAGCGCCGAGGGGGCCTCGACCATCACCGCCTACATGAAGTTGAACTACAGCCCCAATGCGGCGGTTGCCAATATTCAGTCGAAGATCCAGCAGGTGGTGAACAAGCTGCCGACCGGCAGTCAGCTTCCGGTCATCAACGTGACTGTCGGCGATACCACAGACCTCATGTATATCGCCTTTTACAGCCCTCACATGACCCAGCAGCAGATCACCGATTATCTGCTGCGCGTGGTACAGCCGAGTCTGGTCTCGGTGCCCGGTGTCAGTGAGGCGCAGATCGTGCCGGCCGGGACCGGATCGGGGAATACCTTTGCCATGCGCGTGTGGCTAAACCCGGTGAAGATGGCGGCGCTCCACATTCAGCCCGCACAGGTGGCGGCGGCGCTCGCTGCCAACGACTACATATCGGCGGTCGGACGCACGCGCAGTGCCACGATAGGGGAGGTTATAACCGCCACCACGAATCTATCGACCGTTCGTGGCTTCAAGAATCTCATCGTGGCCCGCAATGGCCCCACCCTGGTGCGATTGAAGGATGTCGCGCGTGTCACGCTCGGGGCCGAGACCTACACCTCGCAGGCGTTCTTCAACGGCACGACGGCGGCCTATATCGGCATCCAGCCCACGCCGTCGGCGAACTCGTTGACCGTAGCCCACGGCGTGCGCCGCGAACTCGCGCACCTGAAGGCGCAGTTTCCGCCGACCCTGCGGGCCAATATCCCCTACGATGCGAGCACTTATATAACCGCGTCCCTGCATGAGATCCTCACCACGATCGGCATCACGCTGGTGGTGGTGATCTTCGTCATCCTCCTGTTCCTGGGTTCGCTGCGCGCGGCCTTGATTCCGGCGATCGCGATCCCCTTGTCCATCATAGGCGGCGGCCTCTTGATGTGGATGATGCATTTCACCATCAATCTGTTGACCTTGCTGGCCATCGTGCTGGCCATAGGTCTGGTCGTGGACGATGCCATCGTCGTGGTCGAGAATATCCACCGTCACATCGAGGAGGGCAAAAGCCCGATAGACGCCGCGTTGCTCTCGGGGCGCGAGCTGCTCGCACCGATCGTCGTCATGTCGACTACGCTCGTGGCGGTATTCGCCCCCATAGGCTTCATGGGCGGTCTCACTGGAAGCCTTTTCTCGGAATTTGCCTTTACGCTGGTGGCGGCGGTGCTGGTGTCCATGCTCGTGGCCCTGACGCTCTCGCCGATGTTGAGTGCGCGGGTCCTGAAACAGAACCCCTCGCATGGCTGGGCGCGCCTGGTGGATGAGCGTTTCGAGGCCCTGCGAGCACGCTATATTCGCCTCTTGCACGCAAGCCTCGATTACCTGCCGGCCATTTACCTTTTTGCGGCGGTCATGCTGGCAAGCGTCTATTTCCTGTTCACATCGACCAAACAGGAACTCGCCCCCCAAGAGGATCAGGGCGTCATCTTCGTCGCCGGTATCGCGCCACCGACCGCCACGACTCGCTATCTGCGTACCTACGGGCTGCAGATCATCCATGACTTCGAGCAGTTCAAGGTCTACGACAAGAGTTTCATGATCACCGGTTTCTCCCCCACCGGGGCCGGGAGCAACCAGATGATGGCCGGTATGCATCTCGTGCCCTGGAGCAAGCGCTCCATCACTACGATGCAGCTCCAGCCCATCATCCAGAAGAAGGTCTCGCACATAGCGGGCCTGCAGCTTGCGGTGTTCCAGAGGCCGCCACTTCCCGGATCGGCGGGCGGCCCGCCCGTGCAGTTTGTTATCCAGGGGAATGCGGGTTATCGGAAGATCGACACGGTCGCCGACCGCCTGGTCGGCATTGCCCAGCGCAGCGGGCTATTTGCCTATGTTGCCAAGGATCTGCGCTATGATGACCCGCAGATCGTCATACATATCCGGCGCAGCATGGCGGCGGCCCTGGGCCTCAACATGCAGACCATCGCCGCCAACCTGCAGCCGCTCTTGAGCGGCAACTACATCAACCGCTTCGACTTGAAGGGCCGCAGTTACGAGGTGATTCCACAGGTCTCCGACCGCTTCCGCGCTAATGCCGGGCTTTTGAAGAGCTTCTATCTTCAGGCGGGCGGCCACATGATCCCGTTGTCGACTGTGGTATCGCTTACGACCAAGGTCGAGCCCCAGTATCTCCCGCAATTCGACCAGCTGAATTCCGCAACGATTCAGGCGGTGCCGATGCCCGGCGTGACCATGGGGCAGGCCTTGTCCTATCTGCGCGTCCAGGCGCACAGGATCTTCCCGCAGGGATTCACCATCAATTACGCGAGTGAGTCGCGGCAGTTCATGCACACGCGCAATGGTCTGCTGCTCACCTTTTTCCTGGCGATCCTGCTCATCTACCTGTTGCTCGCGGCCCAGTTCGAGAGCTTCCGCGATCCACTCATCGTCATGGTCACAGTCCCCATGTCGATCAGCGGCGCACTGATCTTTTTGAGCCTCGGACTCGGCACGATCAATATCTATACCGAGGTGGGTCTCATCACCCTGATCGGCTTGATCACAAAGCAAGGTATCCTGATCGTGCAGTTCGCCAATGAGGCGCAACGTCACGAGGGCCTCAGCAAGCGCGAGGCCGTGGAGAAGGCCTCGTCCATCCGTCTCCGGCCGATCCTCATGACCACCGCGGCCATGGTCGTGGGCGTGATCCCCTTGCTGCTCGCAACCGGTCCGGGCGCAGCTGCGCGCTTTGCCCTCGGTCTCGTGATCTTTACGGGACTTAGCCTTGGTTCATTGTTCTCGCTGTTCGTGGTCCCGGCGATGTACATGCTGCTCGGCAAGGACCATCGTCGCGACGATACGGACCATGGTGCTACGGGTGGGGGCGGGCAAGGCGCGCTGCCGCGCCCCGAGTAG
- a CDS encoding efflux RND transporter periplasmic adaptor subunit → MKKRVVLVALILALVFAGIFGWKAFVNYKIHEFMAARGMPVVTVSTARVVRAAWRDHIRSVGSLTAIEGVTVTAQLPGVVTAIDFHSGAPVRAGALLVQVNDQPQLAQLAFDRAQARLAAANLRRTRTLYKEKAASRAQLDSAIASFHGATAHVAGDLAAIHELALRAPFSGVLGVRQVNLGQYLAPGAPIVDLQSYRTLYANFTLPQVEVPRVHVGQTIQLRVDAFPHRHFIGHVHAIDATVNPVTRNILVQATVPNPAAVLRPGMFGRVRLLGRHVRKVMVVPAEALTYNTYGDTVYVVRHGTIKGHPHLIARQQVVAVGRERHGLVAIKSGLKVGQVVVTAGQVKLRNGMPIAINNTVQP, encoded by the coding sequence TCAATTACAAGATCCATGAGTTTATGGCCGCGCGCGGTATGCCAGTGGTGACGGTATCGACGGCACGCGTGGTGCGCGCGGCGTGGCGCGATCATATCCGCAGCGTGGGTAGTCTCACCGCTATCGAGGGTGTGACCGTGACCGCCCAGCTGCCCGGGGTTGTGACCGCCATAGACTTCCATTCGGGGGCCCCGGTACGCGCCGGCGCACTGCTCGTGCAGGTCAACGATCAGCCACAACTGGCGCAACTCGCCTTTGATCGGGCGCAGGCGCGCCTAGCGGCCGCCAATCTGCGGCGCACGCGCACGCTTTATAAGGAGAAGGCGGCGAGCCGCGCGCAGCTCGATAGCGCGATCGCGAGTTTCCATGGCGCCACCGCCCATGTCGCGGGCGATCTGGCGGCGATCCACGAGCTCGCCCTGCGCGCACCCTTTAGCGGCGTCCTCGGGGTCCGTCAGGTGAATCTGGGCCAGTATCTCGCGCCGGGCGCGCCGATCGTTGACCTCCAGTCCTATCGCACGCTCTATGCCAACTTCACGCTCCCGCAGGTCGAGGTCCCGAGGGTGCATGTCGGGCAGACGATCCAGTTGCGCGTGGACGCGTTTCCGCATCGCCACTTCATCGGACACGTGCATGCTATTGATGCGACCGTGAACCCCGTCACGCGCAACATCCTCGTGCAGGCGACCGTGCCCAATCCGGCGGCGGTATTGCGTCCTGGCATGTTCGGGCGCGTGCGTCTCCTGGGTCGGCATGTCCGCAAGGTCATGGTTGTCCCGGCCGAGGCGCTCACCTACAACACTTACGGCGATACGGTCTATGTGGTGCGGCATGGGACCATCAAGGGCCACCCCCATCTCATCGCCCGCCAACAGGTCGTGGCGGTAGGCCGCGAACGTCATGGACTCGTGGCCATAAAGAGCGGGCTCAAGGTGGGGCAGGTCGTGGTTACGGCCGGTCAGGTCAAGCTTCGCAACGGCATGCCGATTGCGATCAACAACACGGTGCAGCCTTAA